The genomic interval TAATATCAAATCAAGATAGGCATCATGAGAACTGGGGAATCATTATCCTTGAAGACCAAATATACCTTGCCGAGACATTTGACCATGCTTCAAGTCTAGGAAGACACGAGCAGGACCAAAGGCGCAAAGACATATTAGAAGGCAAAGGGCGTGCGTCTATTGCAACCTACGTGGCAAAAGCCAAAAGTCTTTTTTTCACCCCAGACAAGTTACAAAGAGTTCGTACTATAGATGCATTTTACGACTATGGAAAACATTGCAAAAATGCCACTCTTGGATGGCTTAACCAACTAAAAAGACTAGATGAAGACATGATTCGTAGCATCTTCAATCAAATACCTCCTGATTTAATAACTCCAATTGCGATTGAATTTGGTGTTCAAGTTGTTTTAGAAAACAAAACTAGGCTACTAGTAAGAATGGACGAACTACGATGAAAAGACTTTTTATTGCTTGGCAAAATGCCAAAACGAGGAAATGGAAAACAGTTGCAAGCCTTATGCGCTGTGATAAAGGCTTCACTTTTTTTTATACTCTTGGGGCTAAAAGTGCTGATGGATTTATTCCATTTGGAAGAATGTCTAATCTTGAAAAAACATATAGATCAAAAGAACTCTTCCCGATTTTCAAAAATAGGCTTTTAAGCGAAAGCCGGCCTGAATTTAAAAATTTTCTAAATTGGCTAGCACTAGAAGACAGCAGCTATGACCCCTTAGATGTACTCGCACTGACTGAAGGCAAACGCGGAACGGATTCCTTAGAAATTTTTCCCTGTCCACAAAAAAATATTGATAACATTTTGCATGTTTCTTTCTTCAGCCACGGATTAAGGTATTTAAACGAAGGCACCAAATTAGATCTTGATATGATTAAATGCGGCGACGATGCCTTTCTTCAACCAGACCCCATGAACAGATTTGACAAACTAGCCATTTCTCTTAGATCAGACGATCCCGTCTCATTTCTTGGGTACTGCCCAAGGTATTTAAAAAAAGACTTTCATGCATTACTTCGGCGGGTATCTCCTGAAAAAATTTCCCTTAAGGTCAAAAGGATTAACAGAGATGCCCCAATGGGATTTAGATTGCTTTTTGATCTGCAAGCACCATGGCCTGATGATTTTGCTCCATGTTCCGGCCAAGACTATGCCCCACTTCCCATAGAGCTAGCTACTGATCTAGATTGTTCTCAATGCAATGAGAATTTTTCCTAAAACAGATACAAAATATTAGAGGCTTAGTTGAATTCAACTAAGCCTCTAATATTTTTATTTCAGTTCAAAAATTCAAAAATATTTACCTAAATTTAAAGTGATAAATTACAGCCCTATGCTCACATTAACTTCTCGCGAATGGGCTATTGTGACTTGGGTCTTTGTCTGCGTAGCCAGCATAAGCTATGCACCTCGCATGGCAGAAGTCAGAGAAGCATTTAAAAATGCGATTCGCGCTCTACTACAGTACAAAATAGTTATCGCAATATCTTCAATTGCGGCCTACACTTGCACAATAGTATATTTTTTACACAAATATGGACTATGGGACTTTTCACAAATTAAAGGCACAACCATATGGTTCTTTAGTGTCGCTCTATTTTCCCTCTTCAAGCTGTCAGGCAATAACAATACTTCTATCAACTTTAGACATCTGCTAATGGACAACATCAAGCTTGTCCTTTTCATAGAAATTATCACTGGCACATACACTCTTCCTTTTTTAGCCGAAATGCTACTTATCCCCGTAGTAACTTTTTTGGGTATGATGGCAGTCGTCGCTGAACGCGACGAGCAATATAATCTTGTCAGAAAATTTATTAGCTTCACCATTTCAACAATTGGTTGGGGATTAATAATTTAT from Maridesulfovibrio frigidus DSM 17176 carries:
- a CDS encoding HIRAN domain-containing protein, which translates into the protein MKRLFIAWQNAKTRKWKTVASLMRCDKGFTFFYTLGAKSADGFIPFGRMSNLEKTYRSKELFPIFKNRLLSESRPEFKNFLNWLALEDSSYDPLDVLALTEGKRGTDSLEIFPCPQKNIDNILHVSFFSHGLRYLNEGTKLDLDMIKCGDDAFLQPDPMNRFDKLAISLRSDDPVSFLGYCPRYLKKDFHALLRRVSPEKISLKVKRINRDAPMGFRLLFDLQAPWPDDFAPCSGQDYAPLPIELATDLDCSQCNENFS